GAAGTCCTTTAttttctccccactcccactaaccttcttctcctcctgcctcatccTTTATATGCACTCCCACCCACCGACGCAGTGATGCACACTTACGCGGGTTGTGGGGCTGGGGTCCAAGGTAATGTCCTGGCGGGAGCTGTTGCTGTTCCGGGTTGGGCTGCAATAAGGGCACAAGGGGATCAGGAGCACGTCCCCGAGCGCCAGGGGATTTTCAGAGTTTGGGTGGGAAGCTTTCTACATGTGGGTAGTGTAGGCATGGTATCCTTATTCATATTCAAGTAAGTGCTGCCTTTTCGAAAGCCAAATCACTCTTAACTATTGCTATAAACCCAACAAGCCGGAAAAGGCCAGTATACTCACTTGTATTTTCTCCTGCGGCCACGACGAGACTTTCTGACTACCCCTGGGGATACCTGAGAAAAGATGGACTGTGTGTGGGAAAAGGCACCTTGGCCTCAACCTTTCCTGAGGGCCTTTGTGCCCAGACAACCATTACTTAACCCACACTCACCTTAAGGTCCTCAGAATGGGGCCCAGGAGGGGATGGATCCTTGGGCTCAGCACCCCCTTCAGCCAGCTCCCCATTATGCTGCCAGTGGTGGGTCCTTCTTGGGGACCGTTCCATTTGTCCATTGAAGCCACCACGTGCCCCCCACTTGAGGGCCAGTCGGCCAGGCTCCCGCCGGCTGCCAGGCTTTCGTCCCCGGCCTGGCCTGGCCTCACCATTAATGCCCCTaagtccccctcctcccctccggCCCCGTTTCCCTGACCCCCTCCCAGTGAGCAGCTCAGGGACTGGGGGATCGGGAGAACTGTGGGGTGGGGCTAAGGCACTGAGGGGAGGCCGGGCAGGCTCCGGTTCAAGGGTTGAGGTGGGGCTCTCAGGGGGCAGACAGGGGGCTTCTGGCTGCTCTGGAGGGATCTGCAGACAAAACAGACCTCTGTCAGTTTCAAATGCAGTTCCAGCTACTTTAACTTGAAATGTCTGTATTTCCAATTTGCGAAAAAAAATTCTCtccctaacacacacacccatccccTCACCTGGAGACTCTGTAGCAGGCAGGCTAGGGGACTAGAAGCCTCTGAGAGGGGTGGAGGAGCTCCCCCCCCAGGGAGGAGCTGCAGCCCCAACTGGCCAGAGAGAAGAGGGCCAGGAGGCTGCAACAGACTGGGGAGGGTTCCAGGGCTGCTGGTCAGCGAAGACAGGTCACCTGTTAAGGAATTGTAAAGTCAAGGGTCTCCCTGGGCAAACCAATTAGGCTGAGCAGACCCTATTCTTTTAGGCTTGACTCAGTGGTCACAGACTTTCCTCCCTAATTCATCTAGTCTCTACTcccaatttttctgtttcttttcttctctcccacaCCACAGAGTCTTCCCTCAGACTCACCCAGCAGGCTGGCACTCAGCAGAGGGCTAAGGAGTTGAGGGGGTCTCCCTGAGTTGGAGGGGGCCTTGCCCAGAGAGGAGGCCCCCGGGTCAGTAGTTGCCGTGGTGACACTGGAGGTAGGTGGTCCAGGTTGGGGGGCGCTCAGGACACAGGGCTAAGAAGAAAAAATGGCTGTAACATCTACATGTGTAAAGTATTCAATAAGTTTATAGTACTTCCACATATGCAATCTCACTAAAGCCCCACTGAAGTAGGCCATGCTTATTAAATACAGACCCAATTCTTACAGTCCATCCTACCCCCAGCTAAGAACTAAGCCCTCCTCAAAGGCCCTAAGGAAGAGCTCAGACATGAAACTGAAAACCTTTTATTCCCAGCTCCCATCTCTGATTCTATCTCTTGTTCTGTCCCACCCACTCACCCCCTATCCTCACCTGGGGGGGCGTCCCCGAGGGGGGATCCAGGCTGGCAGCCAGCAGCGCAGAATTTAAAGCTatgagggtggggggagctgaAAGGGGGGGGAACAGCAGGGGGGGCAGGTCTCCCAAACCTGAAAATGTCTCCCCACTTGGACCCCCGGCTCCCTCTGCagatccctccccatccccagctgTGGGGCCCAGGGCCAACAAGGGCAGGAAAGAGGCAAGGAGGTTGCTAGGAGGTGCAGAAGGGGGTGGAAGAAGGTCTGAGGGGGGTGGTGGAAGCAGGGAAGCCACCAAAAGTGAAGGCCCTTCGGGCTCACCTGGGGCTAGGGGAGGGCCAGGTCCCCCTGGTGGGGGGAGCAGGGGCTCAGGGGGAGgttgtccccctcccccagccagcaCGCCAAATAAACTGTGGCTAAGCAATGGAGAAGGTGGAGGTTGTCCCAGACTCAGAGGGAGGGGCAAGGTCCCTAGCATCCCGGGGAAGCCGGCTCCACTCAGCGCCAGGCCCTGCTCGGGACTGGGGAAAGGGAAAGCCTCCCCACCAGCCAGGGGAGGCAGAGGGCCGGCTGGGCCGGCCCCCATCCCAAGCGCTTCAGATGGGCTTTGAAGCACAGGGCTGGGGACTAGGGGGGCTTTGGAGGCAGCTGGTGGGGCAGGGGCAcctgcaaagaaaaagagaggttCAGCTCTAGAGAGACCCTTTCTCCCAGTATCTAAAGAATCCAAACTCCCTGCCCCCCGACCCAGAAAACCACTACAGAGCTCTCTAAGTTCTCCCTTCAGTGTCTTGGTGGTCTCTTTGTACCCGAAGGAAGGGCTCTGGTGCACTCACGTACCTGGCACACTGCTGAGGCTGCCACTGGTGGTCCCAGGGAGGGCAGGCGGGATGGGGTGCGTGGGCTGGGGAGAGCTCCctgaggagagggtggggggaggaggaaggtgTGCCTCTGACCCCAAAAGGTTAAAGCTTCCGTCAGAGTGGGAAGGGCCAGGGGTGGGGAGTCCCAGCAGGGACAGCACAGAAGGGAGAATTGGTTGGGATGGCTCCGGCAGAGGAAAAGATtggggggtgggagcaggggccCGAGGACGGCTCCGCCTAGGGGCTTGAGGCCCCCCCCCTTCTAGCAATCGCAACACAGTTGGGGGTCTGCGGGGACGACGCTGAGAGGGACGGGGCAATGAGGAGTGGGAAGCTGAGGGTGCCTGGGCACGGGGCCTTCGGCCCTGTAAAGTGCTGGGAGGGGGGAATTGGGGGTGCTGTGCCTTGGCGGCTGCAGAGAGTAGGCTGCTAGCAAGAAAGGGGGGTGCCCCGGGCCCCTCCACCGAGGGGGCCCCTCCCAGGGGCCCCAGGACCAGGGGCAGGTGCATAGTGGCTGAAGACACTGGTGGCTGAGTGGCAGGACCAGAGGGGCCAGGGGGACCAGGGAGATTATTgcttgggggcaggggagggggtgttAAGGCATCACTACAATGGAAGAGAGGAGGGTCTGAAGGTGGTGAGGAGGAGGCAtggggggctggaggagagcCCAGGTCAGGGGGCACCAGGCTGGATCGGAGAGCAGCTCCCCAGCTATATGAGGGGGCGTTGAGGCTGATAGCAGGTGGAGGAGGtgcagctggggagggggcattGCCCCGTGGGAGGAAACAAGGGCTGCTGCTGCCTCCAGAGGAGACGGGGTCAGGAAGCCTTGGCTGTGGGAAGAGCCCCCCAGGGCCTGCTAGAGGGGGGAAAGCCTGTGGAACTGAGGGTGGTTCTGGGGGAAGGGAGCCAGGACCCCCATTGAGTGGAGTTGTAGGAGGGACTCGACAAGGAGGGCGGGCAGAGGGAGGCCCTGGGGACACAGTGTGGAACATTTGGGGGCTTGCTCCCTCTCCTGCAATAAATGAGAAACAGAGGATCAACCTGTGGCTCCCCTTCCAAGAACTTTGTCTTTTCCATCCCTTCCCCCACAAGCTCCCAGCTTCCCTGTGCCCTCCTCTCACCAAGCAGTTCCCCACTCCACCCTTCTTGCTCCTTCTCACAGAgctcctcccaccacccctctTCCAGACCCTTAAGTTTTCCTCAGTCCCTGTAAAGTGGAGCTCACTCACCAGGAGAAGAGTGTGAGCAGGTGGTCTCCATGCTGCGGTACAGAGTTGCCATGGCAACAGCTTTCCGCCGGTGGTTGCACAGCTTGGTCATGTCCTCCTCTGATgctggccccaccccagccccacccggGGTCACCGGGGCCAAAGGGTCAAAGTTGAAAACCTGTAAGGTGGAAGGCACAGACAAGGACCCTGAGAGAGCAGAATCTGAGAAAAACTACCTCGGTCAGTGACCGGCATTAAGTCTCTCTGACAATCTCACCCTCACCATTCTGACCTTGGGGACATTGAGTGGACACTCCAGACCGCACTTGCAGGTCCCATCGCTGAGGAGGTAGCTCCGGGTTTGCTCCAAGGAAGACAGCTCTGTGCCACTTGGACTGGGAGAGGATAGGGTCAGAGTGTGAGGTTAGATAACACTGAACTGGAAGACACTCTGAAAGAACAGTTCAAAGATCTTCCTAGGAAGGGCAGAGAGtaaggaagagatggagagaacAAGTGCACAGGACCAGAGGCACAGAGAGCAAAAAGGCTGAGGAACGAAGAGGAATAGACAGCAACAGGGCACCAGCGATCTGGGCATAGAGAGAAATAGAAGAGAGAAGGGCCTGGGGATAGAAACTGGGGAACTTCGGGGAGCCACACCTGATATAGAGCACAGCACCCTCTCGAACACAGCGCTGCCAGCCGATGGGGACAGATGTGGCCACAGGGCCCCCAGCTCTGTCTGCTCCACTGCTCTCATTGCCCCCATTCATTGTGTGTAATCAGCTCCCACGTGCCTGATAACACAGACATTCATGTGGCATTAGTACGATTAAACTGGGCTGGGTACCTGAGGGAGTATTCCCGCAAGGCAAAGGTTGTGTGGAGACTCAAGAGAACTCAAGAGCAAAGGGAAAACCTCAGAGAGCTAGGGGAGAGAATGAGGGGGAACCTTCTGCCAGCCCACCATGGCTACCTGAACATGTCTGCAAACATTGTGGGGTCCAGTCTAAAGCCGGGGCCGCCGGCTTAGCCcacacctgcaacacaggagagaaaaagaacagtCAGGAATCTGCCCAACCTACTAAAGCACCACAGACCAGGATACTCTCAAAGGAAAGATCCTTAATAACAGGAGGTAAGTACCCAGAAAGATCCCAAGGATCTGGTGGCTGAGTCCACAACCATCCTCTCCACGTTCAGTCCCTAGGGACCAGAGGGTCAGAGCCACAACTTTCAGGGACCGGGGAATCACAGCCCAATCCCTAGACATATAAAGGACAAGGCCCCCTCATCCCACCAAGGACAGAAACCTTCAGCCAAGAGTGCGGGTTAATTCCCATAATCTCTAGGAAGTTTCCCAGAGAGGCTGGCCCCTGCTGTTCCCTCGCCCTCAGGAAGATCATATAAAAAGTATGGATTGCCAGGCAGATCACCAGGCAATTGCCCAACTGCTCGCTGGGGTGGTACCAGCGTAACTCCCCCCATGGCCTGGCTGCACTAGACAATCACTGATCTAGTTCACTTGGATCTTAAGAAACACTGGAATCACAGTTCTGTCTTCTCCCACTATTCTCAGAAGCTCCGGATTTTCCCCCAAGCCTAAGGCAAGAAGAATCAGCACCTCCTGTCCCACTGGCTTCAGTTTAGCTCCAAGAGGGATTCTCCTCTGATATATATGGGGACGCCCCACAAACCTGCAAGTATTCTCTCCAACCCCACCATCGCTCCCACCCCACACTGGCGGCTTCTAAACTTTCCCTCTCATAACAAGGCGCCCTGTCACCCAGCCTGCTTCCCTCAgcttggggaggaggggaaggcgcACGAAGTAGGAAGGAACTTGGGGAGAGGGCGGGCGGAGGGTGGGCGAAGCACTGAGAGGAGGGAGGTGAAGAAGGCAAAAGTCAAGCAGTGAGAGAGAGAAACGGTGGGAGCAGGTGAGGGCGGGGGAGTGGGGATGGGGCCAGGGAAAGGGGCCAAGAGGACGCGGAGGGGGCAGAGGGTAGGGataggaggggagggggaggggcgagGTGGGGGGGGGCCGGGCCCTGCACTCACCGCGGCCCATGGTTCGGCCGGCCCCGCCCTGCGCAGTCGCGGCCCAGAGGGTGagtgggagggagtgggaggagggtCGGTGGAGCCCGAGCCTCCGGTACGGCCCCGGCCGGTCCTAGCAGGAagcgccgccgccgctgccgcggATCACCGAGCGGCCTCCCGCGCATGCGCCATGGGGGCCAGGGGCAGCCCTGGGGATTCCGTTCCCAGAAGGCACCGCGCAGGCTGCTACCGCCGCCGCCgtcgctgccgccgccgccgccgccaccgccgcagccgccgccgctgcccggacgggagaggggcggggccgggccccCGCCCAGCGGACAACGACGAGCCAACAGGAGGGGCCGCAGTGCGCATGCGGGAGCGCGCCTACCCCTCCCCCACAACCCCCCATTAATCCCCAAGAGAACAAACACCCCACGCGGGGGCCACCCCCCCGCCCTCCGCGGAAGGATCCGAGCCTCTTCCCAGGCCACTGGTGGCCAATCCCAGCCCTCCCCTGGGAGGGGCCCCTTCCAAAGCCACAATCTGTTCGGGGAGCCAGGAATGCCAGGTCCGGGAGGAGCCGGCCCGAAAAGATGAAAGTCGCGACGTGCCCTGCCCCGCCCCAAAGGCTTCCCGGGTAGTGTGCTGGGACTTGACCCGCCTCCCCAGGTCAACATGTCAAAACACGACCCCGGCCTGTCAAGTCACATGACCTCTGCCTGTCACTGACAACCTGGTCATGTCTTTGGGCCAGGAGAGACCATCTGGTCcaagccaccccccacccccatttacAGGAGAAATGGAGCTCTGGAGCAGTGGTGCAGGCCTGACCAAGGACCTGTCACCGGTCACACCACCGCCTATACTTGCCATCCAGCCACAGCTAGCCTTGTGACAGTTTTCTTAGGACAAACTCTGGCTGCCCCCATGAGGATATGACAGGATATGTAACAGGCCACCACATGGCCTCCGTTTTCTAAGTAATGGCACTTGAAATATAGTTTGCATTTTCCACCGTGCTTTTCACTTTTGTTCAAGCTGCCTCCAAGTTCATAATAATCTCACGTCCAGCAGGCGATCTTTTATTTACGAACAAGGACGGTGAAGCACGGCGAGATTAGGTAACTGGCCTAGGATCCCTGGGCAAGTGAGGGACCGCTGAGGCTAGAATCTGGGTTCCTGACAACCCAGTCCCAGGCATTCTTGCGCTCACGTGCACGCAATATTCCAGGCAACAAGGCTCTTCCGTAGCCCAAACACCTAAGGCAGGAGGCCTGAAGCCCAGCTCCTCACAGCAGGAAGTCACAGGACCTGAAGGTCTGATACACTGAAAAGGGCGGGCCTGGTCTTTGGTGAAGGGCAGCAGAGCACCACTGGGGGGAGATGATTAGACCAAACAGTGGGATCGGGGCCTCCCGGCAAAGAGCACGAATTCTGGCATGCCGAGGGCTCATCAGAtactttacaaagaaaaaagtttaaggGTGCTAAGAGCTTAAAATGACTACCAAGGGGCGTCAAGCTCCTTGGCTTCTTTTGAGAGAAGACTCCTTTAAGAAGACTCGAGAAGATGCAAACAATCCTGGTGGATGAATGCAAATTTTCGAAGGTGGGAGGTTTAAAAGACCTGGTGTCCGTTAGCAGGGAGGGGATGAGGGGCAAGGAAAATGGGAGTTTCTTTTGGTGGAGATAAAACGGAGGCTAATGTCAGATGGGCGGAACAAGAGAGCCTTAGAGGGAGACAAGCTGCAGTGAGCTTTCACACCGCAGCTTAGGGGCGACCACAGTTGATAGCCGTTGGGGCCGTTGGGTACCGGGAGCTGGCGCCCcgccctctctcctctcccccacccctccctgcaccTCCCACCACCCTTGTAGTCCCCTGCGCGTGCGCGCGCTGATACCGGTTGCCAAACATTGCATCATCCCCGcccccctttcctcccctccccctccagctcTCCCCTCCGCGCGCGCGCATGACTCACTCACCTCCTCCGCGAAGCCTCGTGACCCAAAGCTACTTCCGGGTCCAACACTAAGTCGACCCCCAAGCGGGAGGGAGCGACGAGGGCGGTCCCGCGAGGCTCCTGAGTGGCGGACGTAAGGGATGAGGTGGGGCCAACGACGGCGTGCCGCTTCCTGATTGGTAGGCCTCTGGACCCGCCCAGAGAGGAGGGCAAGGCCCTGTTAAAAGATCTCAGCTCCGAGGATCGAGGTCAGAGGCTTGAGTCTAAGGCATAGAGTGTATCATGTTGAAGATGAGCGGGTGGCAGCGACAGAGCCAAAATCAAAGCCGGAACCTGAGGAGAGAGGCGAGTACTGATTCCCCATCTACCTTTTACCCTCCCATCCTCTCGAACACGAATTGGCCCCTTAAAGTTAGGGCATCCGCTCTTATGGGTGTAGCCCCACCCTCTCcgcaaagaagagaagtgactGTCCCGGGGAGGGATGAGGAAAATCCTTTATTCGAAAGTAGTGCTTACGAGAAAGACACCCCGTCCTTCACACGACCGCACCATCCTACCCCTGCCCGGAGCACAGTCCCTGATCTGTGCTGTTAGGCGACCGGGCTCCAGCGAGGAAGATTTATTCTCGCGTTGCTGACCCTAGGCCTCTTTGTTAGGCCTGTCCGGTGGGAGGCGGGGCAACAGGACACACCCCCGAAAagcctggtgacccagtggttcgGGCCGCTACCGCCGCTTTGCCACTGGCGGCCCTCCCCctacccctgcccccaatcctgtCTCGGCCTCAGCGTCTCGGGGCCAGCATAGCCACGTCAGTAGCTGGGGCTTCTGGACCTCCGCAGAACATTCTTTCCGCACCCTTGCAGAGAACAGAAAATCCTAAGCCGGCACAAGTCTTCGGGAAGAGGGGTGTCGATGGACAGGGAACGGAGATGAGTTTTCCTTTCCCCAAAGCCCTCTAGCCTCCTGCTCAGGAGAGCATCTTGGATCTTTTAAGTGTGGGAAGCCACTTGGGGTCTCccaagtgggttgcccttcccctGGGATTGGTGCGTGCCTCTTTCCCCTTGTCCTGTCTTCCAACTAATCTCTGTGTAACCATTGCATCAGGCTAGCCCCCTGTTTGGCTCTGCAGCCCTCTGGCCTGGGGCTCCACTGCTGATGAAAGCCTTGTCCCACACACGGGAAGGCAAGAAGGGTTCCCCAGGGAGGACAGCCCTGCAGAGAAAGATTCAGGACGATATTGCATCTGCAGTCCCCAGTGGCAGGGAGCTGCCGCTCTGCCTTTGAGCTTCCTTTTCCTACCCCTGTGAGAGATTGGGGagaatttatccattcattcctaATACTTAACCagacctactgtgtgccatgCAGGTTGGTACCCAGCATTTATCcacaaacaagagagaaaaatgtctgctgTCTCAGAGCTTACATTTCAGTGGGAAGAGGCATACAGTAAGCAAATATGTAAAGTGCCATAGAAAACATTAAAGCATGGAAGGGTAGAGAATGCTGAGTGGAGGTTACAGATTACACTGGGTGGTCAGGGATTCCTTCACTGAGGTGATATTTAAATGAAAGACTTATGTGGGAAGAGAGAGCTTTCCAGAAGGAATAGCAAGAGCAGGAGTCCTAAAATGGGAGCATGTATAGTATCTTTAGGGATCAAGAGGCCAGTTGGCTGGACTAAAGTGAGCAAGAGCTGGGGAGGTCAATGAGAAAACAAGGCAAGGAAGGAGCAGACTGTGGAGGGCCTTTTAAGCCATTTAAAGGACTTCAGCCTTTaatattggagaaagcaatggcaccccactccagtactcttgcctggaaaatcccatggacagaggagcctggaaggctgcaatccatggggtctctgagggtcagacacgactgagtgacttgactttcacttttcactttcatgcattggagaaggaaatggcaacccactccattgttcttacctggagaatcccagggacgggggagcctggtgggctgccgtctctggggttgcgcagagtcggacacgactgaagcgacttataagcagcagcagcagcctttaatATGTGTGAGATTAAGTTTTAAACAGAGGAATGACACACCCTGACTTAAGTTTTAAAAGGTTCACTTTGGCTACTGTTGTAGATAGACTCCAGGAGGGGTTGGTTGCAGGAGCAGAAACTGAGAGACCTTCTGCAGTCACCTAGGAGAGATGAGAGTAACTTAATCTAGATTAGCAAAAATGGAATTGGTGAGACGTGTTTAGATTCTGGGGTTTTGAAGAATGAGTTTAAGTTTTGCTGTTGGTTTGGACTGGATTGTGGGGTCTGAGAGGAGTCAAGGATGATACCAAGGTTTTTGGCTCAAGCGACTAGAGTTGCTGTATACTGAGATGGGAAAGACCTTGGTAGGGGAAGATTAGCCAAAGTTTGTCTTGGGACGTGTTAAGTCTGAGATGCATATTAGATATCCAGAAGGAGGTCCCAGGAGAAGTCTAGACTGAAAATACACATTTGAAGGTGGTCAGTGTGGGAATAGAATTAGGAAAAGGCCACTTGATTTGTTCCCGCCCCTGTAGTCCAGTCCTTACCCTGGCACATTTGAAGACTGCCTTGAATTTAGAAAAAGCTGAGTTGGCCAGGATTTTGCTATTATGTAATCAGGACTACAAATGTCAGCAACTAAAAATAAAGGAAGTCAGgctcttctctgtccttggaaatgGCTACAGAGACTGATAACTATCAATAGGAAGTAAGGAAGGACCAGTAGGAAGCTGGAGGTAAAAAGAACCTTTCTCCACCCTTCCAAAAATGGCTAATATTTATCTTTGATCCCCACAGTGTTCCAGAAGGAAGTGTATCTTCATACATCACCACACGTGAAAGCAGGTAAGTTTAACTGACCGTTTCCCCAAACTAGCTCCTAAGAGTTGCTGCTTGTGAAATTATGAAAACACCTAGAGAAGACAGGAGAGGAAGGTTTGAATCTGAGCAGGTTTTTGCTGTTAGGCCACATCCATCCTCCTGGCCTGCCCTTAAAGAGGTGACCAAATCCCTATTATTAGAACATGTCCTAACTGAAAGCTGGGTCTTGAGTGCACAGTCAGGGGAGGTCTCACCACACCTCATTCCCCACCCAAGGTTAGATGGACCCAAGGACTGTTTGCCCAGGCTCCCCCCACGGGAGGAGAAAGGAGTACAGGTGTCTGGTAACCGCCCCTGGAAACAACCAGTGGAGTTCCCCAAGGGAAGCTGAAGACTTTTACTAGGAACCCATAAGAATGCATGTCCAGGTACTTGCTTCTTCAAGTGCTGGGCAAAAGCAAAAAGGGACTCTCATTCTAGGTCAGGGGTTGAGACATTttaaagggccagacagtaaatgtTTAAGATGTCGAGGGCCTCACACCATAGTCTATCTCACAGCTGTTGTCTCTGCTATTGTAGCATGAAAGCAGCTGTAAAACAACATGTGAATAAACTGCTGTGGCTGCTTCCCAATAAATTTTTATCTACCGAGACAGGCAGCAGGCCAGTGTGTAGACTGACCGGTGGAGCTTCTTTCCTCACCCCCACTATCCTGAGTATGTCCTTTTCCAGAGCCTGATCCAGCCACAGAGATGGCAGCTGAGTCACTGCCTTTCTCCTTCGGGGCACTGTCCAGCTGGGAGCTGGAAGCCTGGTATGAGGACCTGCAGGAGGTGCTGTCCTCAGATGAAAATCGGGGCACCTGTGTTTCACCCCCTGGAAACAAGGAGGTAAGAACGCTAGGCCTGATGCCGGGGGAAGTGGAGGTGCTGCCCTTCGCTTCTCAACTAATTCATACCTACCCTGCCTTATCTCCTTGAAGGAAGAATCAAAAAGCTTCACCACTCTTGACCCCGCCTCTCTGGCTTGGCTTACTGAGGAGCCAGGACCACCAGAGGTCACACACAcctcccagagcccctgctctccaGAGTCCAGTCAGAGCTCCCTGgctcaggaggaagaa
Above is a genomic segment from Bos indicus isolate NIAB-ARS_2022 breed Sahiwal x Tharparkar chromosome 5, NIAB-ARS_B.indTharparkar_mat_pri_1.0, whole genome shotgun sequence containing:
- the MBD6 gene encoding methyl-CpG-binding domain protein 6, which produces MNGGNESSGADRAGGPVATSVPIGWQRCVREGAVLYISPSGTELSSLEQTRSYLLSDGTCKCGLECPLNVPKVFNFDPLAPVTPGGAGVGPASEEDMTKLCNHRRKAVAMATLYRSMETTCSHSSPGEGASPQMFHTVSPGPPSARPPCRVPPTTPLNGGPGSLPPEPPSVPQAFPPLAGPGGLFPQPRLPDPVSSGGSSSPCFLPRGNAPSPAAPPPPAISLNAPSYSWGAALRSSLVPPDLGSPPAPHASSSPPSDPPLFHCSDALTPPPLPPSNNLPGPPGPSGPATQPPVSSATMHLPLVLGPLGGAPSVEGPGAPPFLASSLLSAAAKAQHPQFPPPSTLQGRRPRAQAPSASHSSLPRPSQRRPRRPPTVLRLLEGGGPQAPRRSRPRAPAPTPQSFPLPEPSQPILPSVLSLLGLPTPGPSHSDGSFNLLGSEAHLPPPPTLSSGSSPQPTHPIPPALPGTTSGSLSSVPGAPAPPAASKAPLVPSPVLQSPSEALGMGAGPAGPLPPLAGGEAFPFPSPEQGLALSGAGFPGMLGTLPLPLSLGQPPPSPLLSHSLFGVLAGGGGQPPPEPLLPPPGGPGPPLAPGEPEGPSLLVASLLPPPPSDLLPPPSAPPSNLLASFLPLLALGPTAGDGEGSAEGAGGPSGETFSGLGDLPPLLFPPLSAPPTLIALNSALLAASLDPPSGTPPQPCVLSAPQPGPPTSSVTTATTDPGASSLGKAPSNSGRPPQLLSPLLSASLLGDLSSLTSSPGTLPSLLQPPGPLLSGQLGLQLLPGGGAPPPLSEASSPLACLLQSLQIPPEQPEAPCLPPESPTSTLEPEPARPPLSALAPPHSSPDPPVPELLTGRGSGKRGRRGGGGLRGINGEARPGRGRKPGSRREPGRLALKWGARGGFNGQMERSPRRTHHWQHNGELAEGGAEPKDPSPPGPHSEDLKVSPGVVRKSRRGRRRKYNPTRNSNSSRQDITLDPSPTTRAAVPLPPRARPGRPAKNKRRKLAP
- the LOC109559326 gene encoding DDIT3 upstream open reading frame protein; translated protein: MLKMSGWQRQSQNQSRNLRRECSRRKCIFIHHHT
- the DDIT3 gene encoding DNA damage-inducible transcript 3 protein; protein product: MSAVSELTFQWEEAYMFQKEVYLHTSPHVKAEPDPATEMAAESLPFSFGALSSWELEAWYEDLQEVLSSDENRGTCVSPPGNKEEESKSFTTLDPASLAWLTEEPGPPEVTHTSQSPCSPESSQSSLAQEEEEEDQGRTRKRKQSGQSPARAGKQRMKEKEQENERKVAQLAEENERLKQEIERLTREVEATRRALIDRMVNLHQA